A single region of the Microcella sp. genome encodes:
- a CDS encoding YciI family protein has translation MPKYMLIMRSTAAAVEASKNLDFEEIINAMGAYNESLMQAGVMVGGEGLADEPGVVVDFSTDDRIVTDGPYGETHELFNGFWMLEVSSQHEAVEWAKRCPLGPGSKLEIRRVTDESDFADFSDNEFIQKEEGWREEIAKKADNR, from the coding sequence ATGCCGAAGTACATGCTCATCATGCGCAGCACCGCAGCAGCAGTCGAAGCATCGAAGAACCTCGACTTCGAAGAGATCATCAACGCCATGGGCGCCTACAACGAGTCGTTGATGCAGGCCGGGGTCATGGTCGGCGGTGAGGGCCTTGCGGACGAGCCGGGCGTCGTGGTCGACTTCTCGACCGACGACCGCATCGTCACCGATGGCCCGTACGGCGAGACGCACGAGCTGTTCAACGGCTTCTGGATGCTCGAGGTGTCGTCGCAGCACGAAGCCGTCGAGTGGGCGAAGCGCTGCCCGCTCGGCCCCGGCAGCAAGCTCGAGATTCGACGAGTCACCGACGAGAGCGACTTCGCCGACTTCTCTGACAATGAGTTCATTCAGAAAGAAGAGGGCTGGCGAGAAGAGATCGCGAAGAAGGCCGACAACCGCTGA
- a CDS encoding acyl-CoA dehydrogenase family protein → MTDSPLDLIGFDTLLSDEERATRDRVRSFVTEHVRPGIAEWYDRGEFPRELIAPMAKAGLLGMHLQGCGGGGRSAVEYGLAAAELEAGDSGIRTFVSVQGSLAMTAIHSFGSVEQQQHWLPRMAAGEIIGCFGLTEPNAGSDPASMQTFARRDGDDWVITGRKRWIGLATIADIAVIWAQTEAGIRGFIVPTASAGFTATAIGQKLSMRASIQCDIELDEVRVPADAQLPAAEGLRGPFTCLNQARYGIMWGVMGAALDSYRAALAYVSQREVFGKPVAAYQLTQQKLVDMALEIDKGFLLALQLGRLKDAGQLQPHQISVGKLNNTREAIAIAREARAMLGGNGITLEHSPLRHANNLESVRTYEGTDDVHTLILGNAITGIAAFR, encoded by the coding sequence ATGACCGACTCACCGCTTGATCTGATCGGCTTCGACACACTGCTGAGCGACGAGGAGCGCGCCACGCGAGACCGTGTGCGCAGCTTCGTCACCGAGCACGTGCGGCCGGGCATCGCCGAGTGGTACGACCGCGGCGAGTTTCCGCGCGAACTCATCGCGCCGATGGCGAAAGCCGGACTGCTCGGCATGCACCTGCAGGGCTGCGGCGGGGGCGGCCGGTCTGCCGTCGAGTACGGTCTCGCGGCGGCCGAGCTCGAGGCCGGAGACAGCGGCATTCGCACCTTCGTCTCAGTGCAGGGCTCGCTCGCGATGACGGCGATCCACTCGTTCGGCTCAGTCGAGCAGCAGCAGCACTGGCTGCCGCGCATGGCTGCGGGTGAGATCATCGGCTGCTTCGGCCTCACCGAGCCGAACGCCGGCAGCGACCCTGCCTCGATGCAGACCTTCGCGCGTCGCGACGGCGACGACTGGGTCATCACGGGTCGCAAGCGCTGGATCGGCCTCGCCACGATCGCCGACATCGCTGTGATCTGGGCGCAGACCGAGGCGGGCATCCGCGGATTCATCGTGCCGACCGCGAGCGCAGGATTCACCGCCACCGCGATCGGTCAGAAGCTCTCGATGCGCGCCTCGATTCAGTGCGACATCGAACTCGATGAGGTTCGGGTGCCGGCCGACGCGCAACTGCCGGCGGCGGAAGGGCTGCGCGGCCCCTTCACGTGCCTCAACCAGGCGCGCTACGGCATCATGTGGGGCGTCATGGGCGCCGCGCTCGACAGCTACCGCGCGGCACTCGCCTACGTGTCGCAGCGCGAGGTGTTCGGCAAGCCGGTCGCCGCCTATCAGCTCACGCAGCAGAAGCTCGTCGACATGGCGCTCGAGATCGACAAGGGCTTCTTGCTCGCGCTGCAGCTCGGGCGACTGAAAGACGCGGGGCAGCTGCAGCCGCACCAGATCTCGGTGGGCAAGCTCAACAACACGCGCGAGGCGATCGCGATCGCGCGCGAGGCCCGGGCGATGCTCGGCGGCAACGGCATCACGCTCGAGCACTCGCCGCTGCGGCACGCCAACAACCTCGAGTCGGTGCGCACCTACGAAGGCACCGATGACGTGCACACGCTCATCCTCGGCAACGCGATCACGGGCATCGCGGCCTTTCGGTAG
- a CDS encoding CaiB/BaiF CoA-transferase family protein, which yields MTLPLTGMLVADLSRVLAGPTAAVMLADLGARVVKVERPGAGDETRAWGPPWAGSSSSYFESANRSKHSIALDFADDADRAVAHALVDRADVVIENYRTGALERFGLDADSVLTRNPRAVYCSITGFGSTGEGAAMPGYDFLVQAVGGLMSITGDPGGEPRKVGVAMVDLVAAKDAVMGVLAALLQRATTGVGQHVEVSLLASLVASLANQASGYLATGTPPQALGNRHPSIAPYETLRCRDALIAVAVGNDAQFTSLCAVLGEPELAGDERFTTNRARVEHRDDLEHELERLLAHDDAARWAARLLEAGVPAGTVNGISEALALARQLGLEPTVSVGQGHPEQLAHPVRYSLFAPAPPTAPPALDEHGAEVRSWLAQGAG from the coding sequence ATGACCCTGCCGTTGACCGGGATGCTCGTCGCCGACCTCAGCCGTGTGCTCGCCGGGCCGACGGCGGCCGTCATGCTCGCCGACCTGGGCGCCCGTGTCGTCAAGGTCGAGCGCCCGGGGGCGGGGGACGAGACTCGCGCATGGGGGCCGCCCTGGGCCGGATCGTCGAGCTCGTACTTCGAGTCGGCGAATCGCTCGAAGCACTCGATCGCCCTCGACTTCGCCGACGACGCCGACCGCGCTGTCGCGCACGCGCTCGTCGACCGAGCCGATGTCGTCATCGAGAACTACCGCACGGGGGCGCTGGAACGGTTCGGTCTCGATGCCGACTCGGTGCTCACCCGCAACCCTCGCGCCGTCTACTGCTCGATCACCGGGTTCGGCTCGACGGGGGAGGGTGCGGCGATGCCGGGATACGACTTTCTCGTGCAGGCGGTCGGCGGCCTCATGAGCATCACCGGTGACCCGGGGGGCGAACCCCGAAAGGTGGGCGTGGCGATGGTCGACCTCGTGGCCGCGAAAGACGCCGTCATGGGCGTGCTCGCGGCGCTGCTGCAGCGTGCGACCACCGGAGTAGGCCAGCATGTCGAGGTCTCGCTGCTGGCGAGCCTCGTGGCCTCGCTCGCCAACCAGGCGAGCGGCTACCTCGCCACGGGCACACCGCCGCAAGCCCTCGGCAACCGCCACCCCTCGATCGCGCCGTACGAGACACTGCGCTGCCGAGACGCCCTCATCGCCGTCGCCGTCGGCAACGATGCGCAATTCACCTCACTGTGCGCGGTGCTCGGCGAACCCGAGCTGGCGGGCGATGAGCGATTCACGACCAACCGGGCCAGAGTCGAGCATCGTGACGATCTCGAGCACGAGCTCGAACGACTGCTCGCCCACGATGACGCCGCGCGTTGGGCGGCGCGGCTGCTCGAGGCAGGGGTTCCCGCCGGCACGGTGAACGGCATCAGCGAGGCGCTCGCCCTCGCGCGGCAGCTCGGTCTCGAGCCGACGGTGAGCGTGGGGCAGGGGCATCCTGAACAGCTCGCCCACCCGGTTCGCTACTCGCTCTTCGCACCCGCACCGC
- a CDS encoding ABC transporter permease: MTRISTSAVRAGALRGAIEFRNSLQKPADLTYYLIGAGGFAFALWFFRNDTVDGVGISVSAIIFPSAIALMTLFVATYGLATLVSTEREDGTVLRLSILPAGTLTYAWGQTVRTLLELAFTVGLFTIIASIIVPDLWIRGGVGVALALGFLLLGILACLPLGFVVGSLFSNPRSVGGWGFIVIGAIVWASGILAPLTEMPHWAQVVAQSLPLYWLGLGLRSALLPEGFAVIEVGESWRTLESLGVLGAWAVLGLVLAPLLLQRVARRDTFATLASRREKALQRV; encoded by the coding sequence ATGACCCGCATCTCAACCAGCGCTGTTCGCGCCGGTGCCCTGCGCGGCGCCATCGAGTTTCGCAATAGCCTGCAGAAACCCGCCGACCTCACCTACTACCTGATCGGCGCAGGTGGGTTCGCGTTCGCACTCTGGTTCTTCCGCAACGACACCGTCGACGGGGTCGGAATCTCTGTGTCTGCCATCATCTTTCCGAGTGCCATTGCGCTCATGACCCTGTTCGTCGCGACCTACGGGCTCGCCACCCTCGTCTCGACAGAGCGAGAAGACGGCACCGTCTTGCGACTGTCGATTCTTCCCGCAGGAACCCTGACGTACGCCTGGGGACAGACCGTGCGCACGCTGCTCGAGCTCGCCTTCACCGTCGGGCTCTTCACCATCATCGCGAGCATCATCGTGCCCGACCTGTGGATTCGTGGCGGAGTCGGCGTTGCCCTCGCACTGGGCTTTCTTCTTCTCGGAATTCTCGCGTGCCTGCCGCTCGGCTTCGTCGTCGGTTCGCTCTTCAGCAACCCACGATCAGTCGGGGGCTGGGGTTTCATCGTGATCGGTGCGATCGTCTGGGCTTCAGGCATTCTCGCGCCGCTGACAGAGATGCCGCACTGGGCGCAGGTCGTGGCACAGAGCTTGCCCCTCTATTGGCTCGGACTGGGACTGCGCAGCGCGCTGCTGCCCGAGGGATTCGCCGTCATCGAGGTCGGCGAGAGCTGGCGCACGCTCGAGTCGCTCGGTGTTCTCGGCGCCTGGGCTGTTCTCGGACTCGTGCTCGCTCCCCTCCTGCTGCAGCGCGTTGCGCGACGCGACACGTTCGCGACGCTAGCGAGCCGACGCGAGAAAGCACTGCAGCGTGTCTGA
- a CDS encoding CinA family protein has product MNAEVVLSRAESIAEEAAAVAAAAQRRELSIACAESLTSGAIATALGRAPHSALWFAGGVVAYSETAKVEALGVHRGPVVTEQCALEMAAGVRRLMKADAAVAVTGVGGPGESEGHPAGTVMIAVSTPRADWAATHHFDGDPVAVVSRTTLHALVRLRELLDA; this is encoded by the coding sequence ATGAATGCAGAGGTCGTGCTCTCGCGCGCTGAGTCGATCGCCGAAGAAGCGGCTGCCGTGGCAGCGGCCGCGCAGCGCCGAGAGCTGTCGATCGCCTGCGCAGAATCGCTCACGAGCGGAGCGATCGCGACGGCCCTCGGCCGAGCGCCTCACTCGGCACTCTGGTTCGCGGGCGGTGTCGTCGCCTACAGCGAGACGGCCAAGGTCGAGGCCCTCGGCGTGCACCGCGGCCCGGTGGTGACCGAGCAGTGCGCGCTCGAGATGGCGGCGGGCGTTCGGCGACTGATGAAAGCCGATGCGGCCGTCGCGGTGACCGGCGTCGGCGGGCCGGGGGAGTCAGAGGGGCACCCCGCGGGCACTGTGATGATCGCCGTCAGCACGCCCCGGGCAGACTGGGCGGCGACGCATCACTTCGACGGCGACCCTGTGGCCGTGGTGTCGCGAACCACCTTGCACGCTCTCGTGCGGCTGCGCGAGCTGCTCGACGCCTGA
- the rlmN gene encoding 23S rRNA (adenine(2503)-C(2))-methyltransferase RlmN, whose amino-acid sequence MAIERGIRNNGAASTDARPQVRPTTEGWQQKMGPDGRPVLQFAEPKRGKPPVHLADLTAEQRVARVTELGLPGFRAKQLSTHYFTHYTSDPAAMTDLPAAQRDELVAGLLPPLLTEVRRLRTDNGDTIKFLWKLHDGALVESVLMRYPGRITLCVSSQAGCGMNCPFCATGQAGLTRNMSAAEIIDQIVQANAAIAAGELGGKKRGETTPERVSNIVFMGMGEPLANYNRVMDAVRTMVEPQPHGLGMSARHITVSTVGLVPAILKLAEEKIPVTFALSLHAPDDQLRDELIPVNSRWKVDEALDAARAYFDATGRRVSIEYALIKDMNDHAWRADLLAQKLLERGRGWVHVNPIPLNPTPGSIWTSSEPAVMREFVRRIEAAGIPTTLRDTRGKEIDGACGQLAAAE is encoded by the coding sequence ATGGCAATCGAGCGCGGCATCCGCAATAACGGTGCTGCATCGACGGATGCTCGCCCCCAGGTGCGCCCGACGACCGAGGGCTGGCAGCAGAAGATGGGCCCCGACGGGCGGCCGGTGCTGCAGTTCGCCGAGCCCAAGAGGGGCAAGCCGCCCGTGCATCTTGCCGACCTGACTGCCGAGCAGCGCGTCGCGCGGGTGACAGAGCTCGGTCTGCCGGGCTTTCGCGCGAAGCAGCTCAGCACTCACTACTTCACGCACTACACGAGCGACCCCGCGGCGATGACCGACCTGCCGGCCGCGCAGCGCGACGAGCTCGTGGCTGGCCTGCTGCCCCCGCTGCTGACTGAGGTTCGACGCTTGCGCACCGACAACGGCGACACGATCAAGTTTCTCTGGAAGCTGCACGACGGCGCCCTCGTCGAGAGCGTGCTCATGCGCTACCCGGGCCGCATCACACTCTGCGTCTCGAGCCAGGCCGGCTGCGGCATGAACTGCCCGTTCTGCGCCACCGGCCAGGCCGGGCTGACGCGCAACATGTCGGCCGCCGAGATCATCGACCAGATCGTGCAGGCCAACGCGGCCATCGCGGCCGGCGAGCTCGGGGGCAAGAAGCGCGGCGAGACGACGCCCGAGCGCGTCAGCAACATCGTGTTCATGGGAATGGGCGAGCCGCTCGCCAACTACAACCGGGTGATGGATGCTGTGCGCACGATGGTCGAGCCCCAGCCGCACGGCCTCGGCATGAGCGCTCGGCACATCACGGTGTCGACGGTAGGGCTCGTGCCGGCCATCCTGAAGCTCGCCGAGGAGAAGATTCCGGTGACGTTCGCACTCAGCCTGCACGCGCCCGACGACCAGTTGCGCGACGAGCTCATCCCCGTCAACTCGCGCTGGAAGGTCGACGAGGCGCTCGACGCCGCGCGCGCCTACTTCGACGCGACCGGCCGGCGGGTGTCGATCGAGTACGCGCTCATCAAAGACATGAACGACCACGCATGGCGCGCCGACCTGCTCGCGCAGAAGCTGCTCGAGCGCGGCCGCGGCTGGGTGCACGTCAACCCGATTCCGCTCAACCCGACACCCGGCTCGATCTGGACCAGTTCAGAGCCCGCCGTCATGCGCGAGTTCGTGAGACGCATCGAGGCGGCCGGAATTCCGACCACGCTGCGCGACACTCGAGGCAAAGAGATCGACGGGGCCTGCGGGCAGCTCGCGGCCGCCGAGTGA
- a CDS encoding helix-turn-helix transcriptional regulator, translating to MSDSAAPRDKAEQVHNRIAMLRVERGISRRQFAEALGVHYQTVGYLERGEYSPSLHLALRIAAFFDVPVEFVFSLTPFARIAPH from the coding sequence GTGTCTGACTCGGCAGCACCGCGCGACAAAGCAGAGCAGGTGCACAACCGCATCGCCATGCTGCGTGTCGAACGCGGAATCAGCCGACGACAGTTCGCCGAGGCACTCGGTGTGCACTATCAGACTGTGGGCTATCTCGAACGAGGCGAGTACAGCCCGAGTCTGCACCTCGCGCTGCGCATCGCCGCATTTTTCGACGTGCCCGTAGAGTTCGTCTTCTCGCTGACCCCGTTCGCCCGCATCGCGCCGCACTGA
- a CDS encoding ABC transporter ATP-binding protein codes for MSNRDVVVRTRNVTMRYGPKSVLAGLDLEVLRGEVVALLGPNGAGKTTTIEILEGLRSPTSGDVEVLGINPLNASAEHRARVGVVLQSWRDHARWRVREFLHHLVVLHAPYRDDDPQWSVDGLLDRVGLADKPNARIASLSGGQRRRLDVAVGLVGQPELLFMDEPTVGFDPHARREFHELMHDLSDTRSTTIVLTTHDLAEAERLADRILILDGGTIAANGSADELARQVAGATEVRWRIGDDRFVHSTDDATSYVRELLQREPRLTDLEVRRTTLEDTYLTMVARTAEPPAQPFAHEEEN; via the coding sequence ATGAGCAATCGCGACGTGGTGGTTCGCACACGCAACGTGACCATGAGGTATGGGCCGAAGTCAGTGCTGGCTGGCCTCGATCTCGAGGTGCTCCGCGGTGAGGTGGTCGCTCTGCTGGGGCCCAACGGCGCCGGCAAGACGACGACCATCGAGATCTTAGAAGGGCTGCGGTCACCGACATCGGGAGACGTCGAGGTGCTCGGCATCAACCCCCTGAACGCGAGCGCCGAGCACCGAGCACGAGTCGGCGTTGTGCTGCAGTCGTGGAGAGACCACGCGCGCTGGCGAGTGCGAGAGTTCTTGCACCACCTCGTCGTGCTGCACGCGCCGTATCGAGACGACGACCCGCAGTGGAGCGTCGACGGCTTGCTCGATCGAGTCGGATTGGCCGACAAGCCCAACGCGCGAATCGCCTCACTATCGGGCGGGCAACGTCGCCGACTCGATGTGGCCGTCGGCCTCGTCGGTCAACCCGAGCTGCTGTTCATGGACGAACCGACTGTCGGGTTCGACCCCCACGCGCGACGCGAGTTTCACGAACTCATGCACGACCTCTCAGACACGAGATCGACGACCATTGTGCTGACCACGCACGACCTCGCCGAAGCCGAACGGCTGGCCGACCGCATATTGATTCTCGACGGCGGCACCATCGCGGCCAACGGCAGCGCCGACGAGCTCGCGCGGCAGGTCGCCGGCGCCACCGAGGTTCGGTGGCGCATCGGCGACGATCGCTTCGTGCACTCGACCGATGACGCGACGAGCTACGTCAGAGAGCTGCTGCAGCGCGAGCCCCGGTTGACCGACCTCGAAGTTCGCCGCACGACCCTCGAAGACACCTACCTGACAATGGTGGCCCGCACTGCTGAACCGCCCGCACAACCGTTCGCCCACGAGGAGGAGAACTGA
- a CDS encoding flotillin family protein: MLFDSINQFFTQIVGISVAVVISLIVIIVLLRSIKVAKPDEAIIVTSRQRTPKERDINHEKENVGQKVVFGSRVFVKPIIEAYFKLSLRSRQLNVQATAQTRDAITIRVNAVAVVKVGGSEPMVRAAAQRFLNQQDQIESSTEEVLSGSVRAIVGQLTVTEIITNRSALQEQVLDAVREALDIQGLQIDTLQIKEIDDDNNYIRDLGRAEAARVRQVAEIAEAQAQQAAEEARIIAAQKIAESQRELDLRNAEIQKETDKARAEAAAAAPLAEAIAQQEVVSQQEVTAQKRVGLRKQELDAEVRAVADAQAYAIEKEADAAAVAAVASANAERDARKAAAEAIEAEGIAERNRRRSAAEAVEAEGVAERARRIAAAEALSAEGEAEAGAIRVKGTAEADATRAQAEALAERAEALLKQRVIEQLPEIVRAASEPLSRIQNMTVISSDGTGTNQLGENVAGQLATSTKIIKDLVGIDIGELINGKVVGEATGAAVARGAAASPSPRRKNTES; this comes from the coding sequence ATGCTCTTCGACTCGATCAATCAGTTCTTCACGCAGATCGTCGGCATCAGTGTCGCCGTCGTCATCTCGCTCATCGTCATCATCGTGCTGCTGCGCTCGATCAAGGTGGCGAAGCCCGACGAGGCGATCATCGTCACCTCGCGGCAGCGCACGCCGAAAGAGCGTGACATCAATCACGAGAAAGAGAACGTCGGGCAGAAGGTCGTCTTCGGGTCGCGCGTCTTCGTCAAGCCCATCATCGAGGCCTACTTCAAGCTGAGCCTTCGATCGCGGCAGCTTAACGTGCAGGCCACTGCGCAGACTCGTGACGCCATCACGATTCGCGTCAACGCGGTCGCGGTCGTCAAGGTGGGCGGTTCTGAGCCCATGGTTCGCGCCGCTGCCCAGCGCTTCTTGAACCAGCAAGACCAGATCGAGTCATCGACTGAAGAGGTGCTCAGCGGTTCGGTGCGCGCCATCGTCGGTCAACTCACGGTGACCGAGATCATCACCAATCGTTCGGCGCTGCAAGAGCAGGTGCTCGATGCGGTGCGAGAGGCTCTCGACATTCAGGGTCTGCAGATCGACACCCTGCAGATCAAAGAGATCGACGACGACAACAACTACATCCGCGACCTCGGTCGTGCCGAGGCCGCGCGCGTGCGCCAGGTCGCCGAGATCGCAGAAGCCCAGGCCCAGCAGGCCGCTGAAGAGGCGCGCATTATCGCGGCGCAGAAGATCGCCGAGAGCCAGCGCGAACTCGACCTGCGCAACGCCGAGATTCAGAAAGAGACCGACAAGGCTCGTGCCGAGGCCGCGGCCGCCGCACCGCTCGCCGAGGCGATCGCCCAGCAAGAAGTCGTCTCGCAGCAAGAGGTCACGGCCCAGAAGCGCGTCGGGCTGCGCAAGCAAGAGCTCGACGCCGAGGTGCGCGCCGTGGCCGACGCTCAGGCGTACGCCATCGAGAAAGAGGCCGACGCGGCTGCCGTGGCGGCGGTCGCCAGCGCGAACGCCGAGCGTGATGCGCGCAAGGCGGCGGCCGAGGCGATCGAGGCTGAAGGTATCGCCGAGCGCAACCGTCGCCGCAGCGCGGCCGAAGCTGTCGAGGCCGAGGGTGTCGCTGAGCGTGCTCGACGCATCGCTGCCGCCGAAGCACTCTCGGCTGAAGGTGAAGCAGAGGCCGGCGCCATTCGCGTCAAGGGAACGGCCGAGGCAGATGCCACGCGAGCGCAGGCCGAAGCCCTGGCCGAGCGTGCCGAAGCCCTGCTCAAGCAGCGCGTCATCGAGCAGCTGCCCGAGATCGTGCGCGCCGCGTCAGAACCGTTGAGCCGCATCCAGAACATGACCGTCATCTCGTCTGACGGCACCGGCACCAACCAGCTCGGCGAGAACGTGGCGGGCCAGCTCGCCACGTCGACCAAGATCATCAAAGACCTCGTCGGCATCGACATCGGCGAGCTCATCAACGGCAAGGTCGTCGGCGAGGCCACCGGGGCGGCGGTCGCACGGGGCGCGGCGGCCTCGCCTTCACCGCGGCGCAAGAACACCGAATCTTGA
- a CDS encoding glyceraldehyde-3-phosphate dehydrogenase, translating into MTDDVVAQREAWKARETLAEELIPLIGRLYREHGVITSIHGRRLINQSPIGVIKAHRYAHHVTGTVLPLEQSSQLLTALLTLDPGPASLDIARLLLDYDEHGAGRSLDDYLRDAIDETRRSARPAGGTDVVLYGFGRIGRLLARILIAHAGNGAGLHLRAIVVRRGGDNDLVKRASLLRRDSVHGPFDGTISVDTEANTILANGTLIHVIYADDPSAIDYTQYGIADAIVVDNTGRWRDEQGLSQHLQSTGVARVLLTAPGKGSLPNVVHGINHETITDEHRVVTAASCTTNAITPVLKVLHDEYGIAHGHVETVHSFTNDQNLIDNYHKGDRRGRSAALNMVITETGAAKAVAKALPVLEGKLTGNAIRVPTPNVSMAILNLRLERPTTRDEVNRFLRETSLHSSLRQQIDYIESPEVVSTDFIGSHRAGIVDGLATICTGDTLIVYVWYDNEYGYSSQVVRVLETMAGTHPLVVPERLEA; encoded by the coding sequence ATGACTGACGATGTTGTCGCCCAGCGCGAGGCCTGGAAGGCTCGCGAGACCCTTGCTGAAGAGCTGATACCGCTCATCGGGCGGCTGTATCGCGAGCACGGAGTCATCACGTCGATTCACGGTCGCCGACTCATCAACCAGTCACCCATCGGCGTGATCAAGGCGCACCGCTATGCGCACCACGTGACCGGAACAGTGCTGCCGCTCGAGCAGTCGAGTCAGCTGCTCACCGCACTGCTCACGCTCGATCCTGGCCCAGCATCGCTCGACATCGCTCGACTGCTGCTCGACTACGACGAGCACGGGGCTGGTCGGTCGCTCGACGACTACCTTCGAGACGCGATCGACGAGACGCGCCGCTCGGCTCGACCGGCGGGCGGCACCGATGTGGTGCTGTATGGCTTCGGTCGCATCGGGCGGCTGCTCGCGCGCATCCTGATCGCCCACGCGGGCAATGGCGCAGGGCTGCACTTGCGGGCCATCGTCGTGCGTCGCGGTGGCGACAACGACCTGGTCAAGCGTGCGAGCCTGCTGCGACGCGACTCGGTGCATGGCCCGTTCGACGGCACGATCAGCGTCGACACCGAGGCGAACACCATTCTGGCCAACGGCACGCTGATTCACGTGATCTACGCAGATGATCCGAGCGCTATCGACTACACCCAGTACGGCATCGCCGACGCAATCGTCGTCGACAACACGGGCCGCTGGCGAGACGAGCAGGGGCTGTCGCAGCACCTCCAGTCGACCGGAGTCGCCCGAGTGCTGCTGACGGCGCCGGGCAAGGGCTCGCTGCCCAACGTCGTGCACGGCATCAATCACGAGACGATCACCGACGAGCACCGCGTCGTCACCGCAGCGTCTTGCACGACCAACGCCATCACGCCGGTGCTGAAGGTGCTGCACGACGAGTACGGCATCGCGCACGGGCACGTCGAGACGGTGCACTCGTTCACGAACGACCAGAACCTCATCGACAACTATCACAAGGGCGATCGTCGAGGGCGATCGGCCGCGCTCAACATGGTCATCACCGAGACGGGGGCGGCGAAAGCGGTGGCCAAGGCTCTGCCGGTGCTCGAGGGCAAGCTCACCGGCAACGCCATTCGAGTGCCGACTCCGAACGTGTCGATGGCGATCTTGAACCTGCGGCTCGAGCGCCCGACGACCCGCGACGAGGTCAACCGGTTTCTGCGCGAGACGTCGCTGCACTCGAGTCTGCGCCAGCAGATCGACTACATCGAGTCGCCCGAGGTGGTGTCGACCGACTTCATCGGCTCGCATCGTGCGGGCATCGTCGACGGTCTCGCCACCATCTGCACGGGCGACACCCTCATCGTCTACGTCTGGTATGACAACGAGTACGGCTACAGCTCGCAGGTCGTGCGCGTGCTCGAGACCATGGCCGGAACCCATCCGCTCGTCGTGCCCGAGCGCCTCGAGGCATAG